The Arsenophonus sp. genome contains a region encoding:
- the sucC gene encoding ADP-forming succinate--CoA ligase subunit beta has product MNLHEYQTKKIFKNYNLCIPEGYVCKTIKDAKKNIIKLKNNYPLVLKCQIHAGGRGKAFGIKQAKNFQDIEFFFNQWLNKRLVTYQTNSIGQIVNKILIEKSVKIEQEFYIGVILDFSSNKIFFLASREGGINIEKTAHGKPNTIYKITIDPLIGPMPYQGRQCAFNLGLKGKLIEDFTNIFIKIIIIFLKYDTSLIEINPLVLTNKKKFVCLDAKMSIDDNAIYRQPELAIKRDWSQEDKREMQAMKHQLNYISLNGSIGCMVNGAGLAMATMDLIKLYGGSPANFLDVGGDTNKERVQEAFKIILSDSKVKVILINIFGGIVRCDLIADGIISAMKEIRVDIPVVVRLEGNNAKLGIEKLKTSQLKIIAAINLVDAVQKVIFISEKY; this is encoded by the coding sequence ATGAATTTACATGAATATCAAACGAAAAAAATTTTTAAAAATTATAATTTATGTATACCAGAAGGTTATGTTTGTAAGACAATAAAAGATGCAAAAAAAAATATTATTAAACTAAAAAATAATTATCCTTTAGTCCTTAAGTGTCAAATTCATGCTGGAGGTCGAGGTAAAGCATTTGGAATAAAACAAGCAAAAAATTTTCAAGATATTGAATTTTTTTTTAATCAATGGTTGAATAAAAGATTAGTCACTTATCAAACCAATTCTATTGGACAAATTGTAAATAAAATTTTAATAGAGAAATCTGTTAAAATTGAACAAGAATTTTATATAGGTGTTATTTTAGATTTTAGTTCGAATAAAATATTTTTTTTAGCGTCCAGAGAAGGTGGAATTAATATTGAAAAAACAGCTCATGGTAAACCAAATACAATTTATAAAATTACTATTGATCCTTTAATTGGACCTATGCCATATCAAGGAAGACAATGTGCTTTTAATTTAGGTTTAAAAGGTAAATTAATAGAAGATTTTACTAATATTTTTATCAAAATAATAATCATATTTTTAAAATATGATACAAGTTTAATAGAAATTAATCCATTAGTTCTAACTAATAAAAAAAAATTTGTTTGTTTAGATGCTAAAATGTCAATTGATGACAATGCAATTTATCGTCAACCAGAGTTAGCAATAAAAAGAGATTGGTCTCAAGAAGATAAACGTGAAATGCAAGCTATGAAACATCAATTGAATTATATTTCATTAAATGGAAGTATAGGATGTATGGTAAATGGTGCTGGCTTAGCTATGGCTACTATGGATTTAATCAAATTATATGGAGGATCTCCTGCAAATTTTTTAGATGTTGGAGGGGATACTAATAAAGAAAGAGTTCAAGAAGCATTTAAAATTATTTTATCAGATAGTAAAGTTAAAGTAATATTAATCAATATATTTGGTGGTATAGTACGTTGTGATTTAATTGCAGATGGTATTATTAGTGCAATGAAAGAAATTAGAGTAGATATTCCAGTTGTAGTCAGATTAGAAGGGAATAATGCTAAATTAGGTATAGAAAAATTAAAAACAAGTCAATTAAAAATTATTGCAGCAATCAATTTAGTGGATGCAGTTCAAAAAGTTATATTTATCTCGGAGAAATATTAG
- the sucD gene encoding succinate--CoA ligase subunit alpha, protein MSILIDKNTTVICQGFTGKQGTFHSQQAINYGTKLLGGVTPGKGGTFHLNLPVFNSVYDAVMNTGADTSVIYVPAKFCKDSILEAIDAGIKLIVTITEGIPILDMSIIKTKLKNSKVRMIGPNCPGIITPDECKIGIQPAYIHKSGIVGVISRSGTLTYEAVKQITDIGLGQSTCVGIGGDPITGLNFIDILKLFEKDKKTEAIVMIGEIGGNAEELAAEYIKNHITKPVVAYIAGVTAPKGKRMGHAGAIISSNTGDANKKILSLKKSGVKVVKNLSKIGISVKNILS, encoded by the coding sequence ATGTCTATTTTAATAGATAAAAATACTACTGTTATTTGTCAAGGTTTTACAGGAAAACAAGGTACTTTTCATTCTCAACAAGCGATTAATTATGGTACAAAATTATTAGGAGGAGTTACTCCTGGAAAAGGAGGAACATTTCATTTAAATTTGCCAGTTTTTAATTCGGTATATGATGCAGTTATGAATACAGGTGCTGATACATCAGTTATTTATGTTCCAGCAAAATTTTGCAAGGATTCTATATTAGAAGCTATAGATGCTGGTATTAAATTAATTGTTACTATCACTGAGGGCATTCCGATCTTAGATATGTCAATTATAAAGACAAAACTAAAAAATAGTAAAGTTCGAATGATTGGACCAAATTGTCCTGGAATAATTACTCCAGATGAATGTAAAATTGGTATTCAACCTGCCTATATACATAAATCTGGTATCGTAGGTGTAATTTCTCGTTCTGGTACATTGACATATGAAGCTGTAAAACAAATTACAGACATTGGATTAGGACAATCTACTTGTGTTGGAATTGGAGGAGATCCAATAACAGGTTTAAATTTTATTGATATATTAAAGTTGTTTGAAAAGGATAAAAAAACTGAAGCCATTGTTATGATTGGAGAAATTGGTGGTAATGCAGAAGAATTAGCTGCAGAATATATTAAAAATCATATAACCAAACCAGTTGTTGCTTATATTGCAGGTGTAACGGCACCAAAAGGGAAAAGGATGGGTCACGCCGGGGCTATTATTTCTAGTAATACAGGTGATGCAAATAAAAAAATTCTTTCTTTAAAAAAAAGCGGAGTAAAAGTAGTAAAAAATTTATCTAAAATTGGAATATCAGTGAAAAATATTTTAAGTTAA
- the dcd gene encoding dCTP deaminase: MKLCDHHIIKWINKKKIVINPDIEKKNIHGASIDLKLGNKFRVFKGYKAPYVDLSGDKKKVNSIINSIMSHEITLKEKSPFFLHPHELILTITSEFITLPNNIVGWIDGRSSLARLGLMIHVTAHRIDPGWSGKIVLECYNSGKIPLILRPGMIIASLSFELLSGFAKKPYHSRINAKYINQMNTIKSKISEDD; encoded by the coding sequence ATGAAACTTTGTGATCATCATATAATAAAATGGATTAATAAAAAAAAAATTGTTATTAATCCAGATATAGAAAAAAAAAATATCCATGGCGCTAGTATTGATTTAAAATTAGGAAACAAATTTAGAGTTTTTAAAGGATATAAAGCACCATATGTAGATTTAAGTGGAGATAAAAAAAAAGTAAATAGTATTATAAATTCAATTATGAGTCATGAAATTACTTTAAAGGAAAAATCACCTTTTTTTCTACATCCTCACGAATTAATATTAACAATCACTTCAGAATTTATTACATTACCAAATAATATAGTTGGTTGGATAGATGGACGATCTTCCTTAGCTAGATTAGGTTTAATGATTCACGTTACTGCTCATCGTATAGATCCAGGATGGTCTGGAAAAATAGTTTTAGAATGTTATAATTCTGGGAAAATTCCTCTTATATTAAGACCAGGAATGATTATTGCATCACTAAGTTTTGAACTTTTATCTGGATTTGCAAAAAAACCATATCATTCACGTATTAATGCTAAATACATTAACCAAATGAATACTATTAAAAGTAAAATTAGTGAAGATGATTAA
- the metG gene encoding methionine--tRNA ligase, with product MFKIKKTILVTCAFPYANGPIHLGHLLEHVQADIFVRYHKMKNNKVYFFSAIDAHGTAIMLKANVLKISPEKLVEKTQKEHKKDFENFNINYNYYGNTHSDDNQKISEKIFLKLKKNGYIKKKDIFQLYDPKKKIFLPDRFVKGICPKCKASDQYGDVCEICYSIYNAQELINPYSIITGNTPKIKKTTHLFFNLPFFKDFLFNWMKSKDIIQKNVLNKVLEWFENGLELWDITRDAPYFGFKIPNETNKYFYVWLDASIGYISISKILSKKYLNLNYKKFWNRESKIDLCHFIGKDIIYFHSLFWPAILESIHYRQPTKIFVHGNVIINGYKMSKSRGTFITARSYINYLEPDYLRYYYASKLSLDISDIDLNLRDFMQRINSDLINKILNFASRNAKIIDQYFHNKLSSKLEDPIFYQKFVKKREKIEFFFENLEYSKVINEVILLIKNANYYFNLKAPWNLLKEKNHMHNICTTGINLYRVIMTYLKPIIPNISKNAENFLNISLKWDEINHPLLNHDILSFKILFTRIDYSSIESILKKNK from the coding sequence ATGTTTAAAATAAAAAAAACAATTCTAGTGACTTGTGCATTTCCATATGCTAATGGACCAATACATCTTGGTCATCTTTTGGAACATGTTCAAGCTGATATTTTTGTTAGATATCATAAAATGAAAAATAATAAGGTATATTTTTTTTCTGCTATTGATGCCCATGGTACAGCTATTATGTTAAAAGCAAACGTTTTAAAAATTAGTCCAGAAAAATTAGTTGAAAAAACACAAAAAGAACATAAAAAAGATTTTGAAAATTTCAATATAAATTATAATTACTATGGTAATACACACAGTGATGATAACCAAAAAATATCGGAAAAAATATTTTTAAAATTAAAAAAAAATGGGTATATAAAAAAAAAAGATATTTTTCAATTATATGATCCAAAAAAAAAAATATTTTTACCTGATCGTTTTGTTAAAGGTATTTGTCCTAAATGTAAAGCATCTGATCAATATGGAGATGTTTGTGAAATTTGTTATTCTATTTATAATGCTCAAGAATTAATTAATCCATATTCGATTATTACTGGTAACACTCCAAAAATAAAAAAAACAACACATTTATTTTTTAATCTACCTTTTTTTAAAGATTTTTTGTTTAATTGGATGAAATCAAAGGATATTATACAAAAAAATGTATTGAACAAAGTTTTGGAATGGTTTGAAAATGGATTAGAATTGTGGGATATAACAAGAGATGCTCCTTATTTTGGTTTTAAAATTCCAAACGAAACAAATAAATATTTTTATGTTTGGTTAGATGCATCTATTGGATATATTAGTATATCTAAAATATTATCAAAAAAATATTTGAATTTAAATTATAAAAAATTTTGGAATCGAGAATCTAAAATAGATTTATGTCATTTTATAGGAAAAGATATTATTTATTTTCATAGTCTTTTTTGGCCTGCAATTTTAGAAAGTATTCATTATAGACAACCAACAAAGATTTTTGTGCATGGTAATGTCATTATTAATGGATACAAAATGTCAAAATCAAGAGGAACTTTTATTACTGCACGTTCATATATTAATTATTTAGAACCTGATTATTTGCGTTATTATTATGCTTCTAAATTGTCATTAGATATTAGTGATATTGATTTGAATTTAAGAGATTTTATGCAACGTATTAATTCAGATCTTATCAATAAAATTTTGAATTTTGCTTCTAGGAATGCAAAAATTATCGATCAATATTTTCATAATAAATTATCTTCTAAATTAGAAGATCCCATTTTTTATCAAAAATTTGTTAAAAAAAGAGAAAAAATAGAATTTTTTTTTGAAAATCTTGAATATAGTAAAGTGATTAATGAAGTGATTTTATTAATAAAAAATGCTAATTATTATTTTAATTTAAAAGCTCCATGGAATCTTTTAAAAGAAAAAAATCATATGCATAATATTTGTACTACTGGAATTAATTTATATCGTGTTATCATGACATATTTGAAACCAATTATTCCTAATATTTCAAAAAATGCAGAAAATTTTTTAAATATTTCATTAAAATGGGATGAAATTAATCATCCATTGTTAAATCATGATATTTTATCATTTAAAATTTTATTTACAAGAATAGATTATTCATCTATAGAATCTATTTTAAAAAAAAATAAATAA
- a CDS encoding NAD-dependent malic enzyme: MKLNYKNKRPLYISYAGPVLLECPLLNKGSAFTVEERFNFNLLGLLPEQVETIEEQTERAYQQLIKLKSNIDKHIYLRSIQDTNETLFYRLIEEHLSEILPIIYTPTVGKACEYFSSIYRRARGLFISYPNRRNIDDILQNATKQNVKVIVVTDGERILGLGDQGIGGIGIPIGKLSLYTACGGISPAYTLPVVLDVGTNNPYKLSDPMYMGWRHTRIRNEEYYLFIDQFINSVKRRWPNILLQFEDFAQKNAMFLLNRYRDIICCFNDDIQGTASVALAYLISATRFINQKLSNQIIVFLGAGSAGCGIAEYIIKQMQSEGISENQSREKIFMVDKCGLITDKHFNLFPFQKKLAQKSNNLMNWKIKNIKNNKISFLDVIRNAKPTILIGVSGKKDLFTKEIIDTMLVNCNFPIIMPLSNPTSKIEAHPKDIIRWTNGNVLIATGSPFPPFYYKNKLHFIPQCNNVYIFPGVGLGVIASGAKFITDNMFMIASKTLAENSPFLIKGFGSLLPSLEKIQFISKKIAKSIAKEAQIQGITSSNISDDMLDQSIESNFWIPKYRSYKRTSF; encoded by the coding sequence ATGAAATTGAACTATAAAAATAAACGTCCATTATATATTTCTTATGCAGGACCAGTTTTATTAGAATGTCCTTTGTTGAATAAAGGTAGTGCATTTACAGTAGAAGAAAGATTTAATTTTAATCTTTTGGGTTTATTACCTGAACAAGTGGAAACAATTGAAGAACAAACAGAAAGAGCATATCAACAATTAATAAAATTAAAAAGTAATATAGATAAACATATATATTTAAGAAGTATTCAGGATACAAATGAAACACTATTTTATCGATTAATTGAAGAGCATTTATCTGAAATTTTACCTATAATTTATACTCCAACTGTTGGAAAAGCATGCGAATATTTTTCTTCTATTTACAGAAGAGCAAGAGGACTTTTTATTTCCTATCCTAATAGAAGAAACATAGATGATATTTTACAAAATGCAACAAAACAAAATGTAAAAGTCATCGTAGTAACTGATGGAGAAAGAATTTTAGGATTAGGAGATCAAGGTATTGGAGGTATTGGAATTCCTATTGGTAAATTATCTTTATACACAGCTTGTGGAGGAATTAGTCCAGCATATACTTTACCTGTGGTATTAGATGTTGGAACAAATAATCCATATAAACTTAGTGATCCTATGTATATGGGCTGGAGACATACAAGAATTAGAAATGAAGAATATTATTTATTTATTGATCAATTTATTAATTCAGTAAAAAGACGTTGGCCAAATATTTTATTACAATTTGAAGATTTTGCTCAAAAAAATGCTATGTTTTTGTTAAATAGATATCGAGATATTATATGTTGTTTTAATGATGATATACAAGGCACTGCTTCTGTTGCATTAGCTTATCTGATATCTGCTACTCGATTTATTAACCAAAAGTTAAGTAATCAAATCATTGTATTTTTGGGAGCAGGATCTGCTGGTTGTGGAATTGCAGAATATATTATTAAACAAATGCAATCTGAAGGTATTAGTGAAAATCAATCTAGAGAAAAAATTTTTATGGTAGATAAATGCGGTTTAATTACAGATAAGCATTTTAATTTATTTCCATTTCAAAAAAAATTAGCACAAAAAAGTAATAATTTAATGAATTGGAAAATTAAAAATATTAAAAATAATAAAATATCTTTTTTAGATGTTATTAGAAATGCAAAACCAACGATATTAATTGGTGTTTCAGGTAAAAAAGATTTATTTACTAAAGAAATTATTGATACAATGTTAGTTAATTGTAATTTTCCTATTATTATGCCATTATCTAATCCGACTTCGAAAATAGAAGCTCATCCAAAAGATATTATTCGTTGGACAAATGGAAATGTTTTAATTGCCACTGGAAGTCCATTCCCTCCATTTTATTATAAAAATAAGCTACATTTTATTCCTCAATGTAACAATGTATATATTTTTCCTGGGGTTGGATTAGGTGTGATAGCATCTGGTGCAAAATTTATTACAGATAACATGTTTATGATTGCAAGCAAAACATTAGCAGAAAATTCTCCCTTTTTAATAAAGGGATTTGGAAGTTTATTACCTTCACTAGAAAAAATACAATTTATTTCAAAAAAAATAGCAAAATCAATAGCAAAAGAAGCACAAATACAAGGAATTACATCATCTAATATTTCAGACGATATGTTAGATCAATCAATTGAAAGTAATTTTTGGATTCCAAAATATCGCAGTTATAAAAGAACTTCTTTTTAA
- a CDS encoding 3-deoxy-7-phosphoheptulonate synthase, with translation MYNHQLKTIYFRNIISPKRIIKKVPISKKNSKNVLECRKRIQNILIGQDKRLLMIIGPCSVHEKKSVYEYAQKLSKLHFYYKDYLEIVMRTYFEKPRTIFGWKGFIVDPDLNNSYQINKGLKISRKLLGKINNLGLPTATEFLDFNIIPYIVDFISWGAIGARTTENPIHRYVASGLPCPIGFKNNTNGDINVAINAVRVSRKSHIILMPNLNGKITIYKTKGNPYTHIIMRGGKKPNYSLKNIKNTYFELNKFNISEKIIIDLSHGNSQKNPEQQLKTTKIITKQLEKKIINISGIMVESFLIQGKQEIDSCPIEYGKSITDPCIGWESTKEIIERFAKSIKKII, from the coding sequence ATGTATAATCATCAATTAAAAACTATTTATTTTAGAAACATTATATCTCCAAAACGAATTATTAAAAAAGTTCCTATTTCTAAAAAAAATTCTAAAAATGTTTTAGAGTGTAGAAAAAGAATTCAAAACATTTTAATTGGTCAAGATAAAAGATTACTGATGATTATTGGTCCATGTTCTGTACATGAAAAAAAATCGGTTTACGAATACGCTCAAAAACTATCAAAATTACATTTTTATTATAAAGATTATCTTGAAATAGTAATGCGTACTTATTTTGAAAAACCTAGAACTATATTTGGATGGAAAGGTTTTATTGTAGATCCAGATTTAAATAATTCATATCAAATAAATAAAGGTTTAAAAATATCAAGGAAATTATTAGGAAAAATTAATAACTTAGGTTTACCTACAGCAACAGAATTTTTAGATTTTAATATTATCCCATATATTGTAGATTTTATTAGTTGGGGTGCAATTGGAGCTAGAACTACAGAAAATCCAATACATAGATATGTTGCTTCAGGATTACCTTGTCCTATAGGTTTTAAAAATAACACTAATGGAGATATTAACGTAGCAATAAATGCTGTACGTGTTTCAAGAAAAAGTCACATTATTTTAATGCCTAATTTAAATGGAAAGATTACTATTTATAAAACGAAAGGAAATCCTTATACTCATATTATTATGAGAGGAGGTAAAAAACCAAATTACAGTTTAAAAAATATTAAAAATACTTATTTTGAGTTGAATAAATTTAATATATCTGAAAAAATTATCATTGATTTAAGTCATGGAAATTCTCAAAAAAACCCAGAACAACAATTAAAAACAACAAAAATTATTACTAAACAATTAGAAAAAAAAATAATTAATATTTCAGGAATTATGGTTGAAAGTTTTTTAATTCAAGGAAAACAAGAAATTGATTCATGTCCAATAGAATACGGAAAATCAATTACAGATCCATGTATAGGATGGGAAAGTACAAAAGAAATTATAGAAAGATTTGCAAAATCTATAAAAAAAATAATATAA
- the pabB gene encoding aminodeoxychorismate synthase component I, with protein sequence MKMKKKQLPYSLDAALKYFKIIHKLPWSILLYSGRSNHPYNRFDILSSDPVVTLETKGNITEIIHNNKKIISKSDPFKLIQKKMDFFNIKTSTDNNIPFQGGVAGIWSYDLVRRIENLPKYAEKKLTFPDMAVGIYLWAIIIDHYKKKITLISYEDINKRLVWLNKQRYIKTKKFSISQQWKSNISKKEYFKKIEQIYNYLINGDCYQINLAKRFYTKYKGDEWNCFIELSKKNLTPFSAFLRLKKHTLISLSPERFLQIKNNLIQTRPIKGTAVRLENKKKDKKQIYKLITSKKDRTENIMIVDLLRNDIGKIAVPGSVSVKELFVVESFPSVHHLISTIIAKLPNNIHPINLLKSCFPGGSITGVPKLRAMEIIETLEPHRRYCYSGSIGYISFCGTMDTNINIRTLMTENNFIYCWCGGGIILESIAQKEYQEILDKLNKILPIF encoded by the coding sequence ATGAAAATGAAAAAAAAACAACTACCATATTCATTAGATGCAGCATTAAAATATTTCAAAATTATCCATAAATTACCTTGGTCTATATTATTATATTCTGGAAGATCAAATCACCCATATAATCGTTTTGATATTTTATCTTCTGATCCTGTTGTTACTTTAGAAACTAAAGGAAACATCACAGAAATTATTCATAATAATAAAAAAATCATATCAAAATCTGATCCATTTAAATTAATTCAAAAAAAAATGGATTTTTTTAACATTAAAACATCTACAGATAATAACATTCCATTTCAAGGAGGGGTTGCAGGAATATGGAGTTATGATCTTGTTAGAAGAATAGAAAATTTGCCAAAATATGCTGAAAAAAAATTAACTTTTCCAGATATGGCTGTTGGGATATATCTTTGGGCTATTATTATTGATCATTATAAGAAAAAAATTACTTTGATTAGTTATGAAGATATAAATAAAAGATTAGTTTGGTTAAATAAACAAAGATATATAAAAACAAAAAAATTTTCTATTTCTCAACAATGGAAAAGTAATATATCTAAAAAAGAATATTTTAAAAAAATAGAACAGATTTACAATTATTTAATAAATGGAGATTGTTATCAAATTAATTTAGCAAAAAGATTTTATACAAAATATAAAGGTGATGAATGGAATTGTTTCATTGAACTTAGTAAAAAAAATTTAACCCCATTTTCTGCTTTTTTACGATTAAAAAAACATACTTTAATATCATTGTCTCCAGAACGTTTTTTACAAATAAAAAATAATTTAATACAAACAAGACCTATTAAAGGAACAGCAGTTCGATTAGAAAATAAAAAAAAAGATAAAAAACAAATTTATAAATTAATTACTTCCAAAAAAGATCGAACTGAAAATATCATGATTGTAGATTTATTAAGAAATGATATAGGTAAAATTGCTGTTCCAGGAAGTGTATCAGTAAAAGAACTATTTGTTGTTGAATCATTTCCTTCTGTACATCATTTAATTAGCACTATTATAGCTAAATTACCAAATAACATTCATCCAATTAATTTATTGAAATCATGTTTTCCTGGAGGTTCAATAACAGGTGTACCAAAATTACGTGCTATGGAAATTATTGAAACATTAGAACCTCACAGAAGATATTGCTATTCTGGTAGTATTGGATATATTAGTTTTTGTGGAACAATGGATACTAATATTAATATTAGAACATTAATGACTGAAAATAATTTTATTTATTGTTGGTGTGGTGGAGGAATTATATTAGAAAGTATAGCACAAAAAGAATATCAAGAAATATTGGATAAATTAAATAAGATTTTACCAATTTTTTAA
- the ispB gene encoding octaprenyl diphosphate synthase gives MNLKSIIKLTKKDMQEVNKIIINELNSDVLLIKKISKYIIDSGGKKIRPIIAILIGKYLKYKGEKHINIAALVEFIHTATLLHDDVIDKSKIRRGKKTVNTIFGNSASILIGDFIYSKSFQMMTNLGLMSILKLMSDTTNIIAKGEIIQLMYTNNPNITEEIYMQIIYNKTARLFESTAIASAIVSGANKIQKKAFQNYGRYLGIAFQLINDISDYNIKNHNLNQNIGNDLKEGKLTLPLLHLIQNGTKKESDLIRKIIQKGNGINFFKNIVFLMKHYGSIEYTYNKAKKSAYQAIRSINKLPNSSFKKALINLAVTLLKI, from the coding sequence ATGAATTTAAAATCTATTATTAAATTAACTAAAAAAGATATGCAAGAAGTAAATAAAATTATTATTAACGAATTAAATTCAGATGTTTTACTTATTAAAAAGATTAGCAAATATATTATTGATAGCGGAGGAAAAAAAATTCGTCCAATTATAGCAATATTAATAGGAAAATATTTAAAATATAAAGGAGAAAAACATATTAATATTGCAGCATTAGTAGAATTTATTCATACTGCTACACTTTTACATGATGATGTTATTGATAAATCAAAAATTAGAAGAGGAAAAAAAACAGTTAATACTATATTTGGAAATTCTGCTAGTATATTAATAGGCGACTTCATTTATAGTAAATCATTTCAAATGATGACTAATTTAGGATTAATGTCTATTTTAAAATTAATGTCCGATACAACTAATATTATTGCAAAAGGAGAAATAATACAATTAATGTATACTAACAATCCCAACATTACGGAAGAAATATATATGCAAATAATATATAATAAAACAGCTCGATTATTTGAATCAACTGCAATAGCTTCAGCAATCGTTTCTGGAGCTAATAAAATACAAAAAAAAGCTTTTCAAAATTATGGAAGATATCTAGGTATTGCTTTTCAATTAATCAATGATATTTCTGATTATAATATTAAAAATCATAACTTAAATCAAAATATAGGTAATGATTTAAAAGAAGGAAAATTAACTTTACCTCTTTTACATTTAATTCAAAACGGAACTAAAAAAGAGTCTGATCTAATTAGAAAAATAATTCAAAAAGGAAATGGAATAAATTTTTTTAAAAATATTGTTTTTTTAATGAAACACTATGGATCGATTGAATATACTTATAATAAAGCTAAAAAATCAGCATACCAAGCAATAAGATCAATTAATAAATTACCTAATTCTTCATTTAAAAAAGCGTTAATCAATCTTGCTGTTACTTTGTTAAAAATTTAA
- the rplU gene encoding 50S ribosomal protein L21 yields MYAIFVSGGKQYLVKKGEIVRLEKVNYKIGDCINFNEVLLVVDGENIKTGNPILKKITIKGEVILHDRKKKIKIIKFKRRKHSQKKQGHRQWFSDIKIIDIINN; encoded by the coding sequence ATGTATGCAATTTTTGTAAGTGGAGGAAAACAATATTTAGTTAAGAAAGGTGAAATAGTACGTTTAGAAAAAGTCAATTATAAAATTGGAGATTGCATTAATTTTAATGAAGTATTATTAGTTGTTGATGGTGAAAATATAAAGACTGGAAATCCTATTTTAAAAAAAATTACTATAAAAGGTGAAGTGATATTACATGATAGAAAAAAGAAAATAAAAATTATTAAATTTAAACGTAGGAAACATAGTCAAAAAAAACAAGGTCATCGTCAATGGTTTTCTGATATAAAAATTATTGATATTATCAACAATTAG
- the rpmA gene encoding 50S ribosomal protein L27 produces the protein MAHKKAGGSTRNGRDSYSKRLGIKHFGGEKVNSGSIIVRQRGTKFHPGPYIGCGKDYSLFALKSGIVKFYTKGLKKRKYVCIIPKKEY, from the coding sequence ATGGCACATAAAAAAGCTGGTGGTTCAACAAGAAATGGACGTGATTCTTATTCAAAACGATTAGGAATTAAACATTTTGGAGGAGAAAAGGTTAATAGTGGTAGTATTATAGTACGTCAAAGAGGTACAAAATTCCATCCTGGTCCTTACATTGGTTGTGGAAAAGATTATTCTCTTTTTGCTTTAAAATCAGGAATAGTGAAATTTTATACTAAAGGTTTAAAAAAAAGAAAATATGTTTGTATTATACCAAAAAAAGAATATTAA